A DNA window from Calliphora vicina chromosome 1, idCalVici1.1, whole genome shotgun sequence contains the following coding sequences:
- the ema gene encoding protein CLEC16A homolog, with protein MFRSRSWFGGGWNKPKNRLSLDHLKYLYSVLEKNTTVSENNRGLLVESLRCIAEILIWGDQHDSSVFDFFLEKNMLSYFLHIMRQKSGGSSFVCVQLLQTLNILFENIRNETSLYYLLSNNHVNSIIVHKFDFSDEDVMGYYILFLKTLSLKLNTHTIHFFYNEHTNDFPLYTEAIKFFNHPESMVRIAVRTISLNVYKVQNASMLRFIRDKTAAPYFSNLVWFIGKHILELDTCVRTDIDHQSNQKLSNLVAEHLDHLHYLNDILLLEINDLNAVLTEHLLHKLFVPLYIFSLTPAPPPPSLALVTQNLAAVLNRNVDIDIQEMQNPRVSSIVALYLLSLVFLVVTHSPLVHALAWVILNGDNTVFKEGAAAVLSAYVEHREAVVPSFTEPRESLEQALDTAANSSAYSYGEETTEESLVASTSTSSGIVADSLTSSSTASQPVEETDVHSSTEALENTETSTLISNIKLANITDEEKEKLQQLTSPTSASSINSTLHRPFLDTVMSALDCTENDYLALLALCLIYAMSFNKGVKNDWFHQVLSKSGNGSLSYKTELIERLLNIITLANQPSCRIRLITIEIALQLLVTFTKTNNQTDDMPATTCITEAQQDLLFAARNQSMSVLRNFYKSEDIFLDLFEDEYNEMRKTQLNVEFLCMDSTILLPPTGTPLTGIPFTRRLPCGEVEKARRAIRVFFLLRKTCQQFLNEKETMLPLTNSLNLVQVDNVLDLNNSDLIACTVIAKDNVKQRRFLVIDSLQLILVEPDAKLLGWGVAKFVGFLQDVEVVGDKDDSRCLHITVHRGGATHNRTPLISAKFLFDDHIRCMAAKQRLTKGRSKARQKKMYQIAQMIEMPGQVVDSPVYAVAGLRSASGASGSSSSRSSREHRPIFSATSRVPGFAAALRRDNIVAGGVSRIQMAQNRSIEGIRNESAGRSRRRTSNSNTPTQGESGSPQREHSHSPSSGGGGKSSTHSRENSQQRSSRDNSPRMPRPRSEEIPLEDFQHSRNNSPHGGRAPSTTSNAGSRCHTPSRALNFDQISIHNASPRDNSMLAQVNSTALTKEVVIHQQNSSEETSFMANDDGASSASSSGQTSARRKGAIETV; from the exons atgtttcgTAGCCGTAGCTGGTTCGGTGGAGGTTGgaataaaccaaaaaatcgCCTATCACTGGACCACCTGAAATATTTATACAGTGTTTTGGAAAAGAATACCACAGTATCTGAAAACAATAGAGGCTTATTGGTAGAATCTCTGCGTTGTATTGCGGAGATTTTAATATGGGGCGATCAACATGATTCCTCAGTATTTGA TTTTTTCCTTGAGAAAAACATGCTGTCCTATTTTTTGCATATAATGCGACAAAAGAGTGGTGGCTCTAGTTTTGTGTGTGTTCAATTATtacaaacattaaatattttatttgaaaatatacgAAATGAGACCTCATTGT ATTATCTTTTGAGTAATAATCATGTCAACTCGATTATAGTGCATAAATTTGATTTCTCTGACGAAGATGTTATGGgctattatatattatttttgaaaactttaagtttaaaattgaaCACCCACACTATACATTTCTTTTATAATGAG CATACAAATGATTTTCCCCTGTATACAGAAGCTATTAAGTTTTTCAATCATCCCGAGAGCATGGTGCGTATAGCTGTACGCACTATTTCcttaaatgtttataaagtaCAAAATGCTAGCATGTTACGTTTTATAAGAGACAA aaCGGCTGCTCCTTATTTCAGCAATTTAGTTTGGTTTATTGGCAAACATATTTTGGAATTGGATACATGTGTTCGAACAGATATTGA tCACCAATCAAATCAAAAACTTTCAAATTTAGTTGCTGAACATTTGGATCATTTACATTATCTAAATGATATACTTCTGTTGGAAATAAACGATTTAAATGCGGTTTTAACCGAACACTTGCTGCACAAACTCTTTGTGCcgttatacatattttcattgaCACCAGCACCGCCACCACCCTCCTTAGCATTGGTTACACAAAATCTAGCAGCCGTTTTAAATCGTAACGTTGATATCGATATACAAGAAATGCAAAATCCACGAGTATCTTCCATAGTAGCTTTATATTTACTATCACTGGTATTTTTAGTGGTTACACATTCGCCATTAGTTCATGCCTTAGCATGGGTTATATTAAATGGTGATAATACTGTATTTAAAGAGGGTGCGGCAGCTGTTTTGAGTGCATATGTAGAACATCGTGAAGCTGTGGTACCCAGTTTTACCGAACCACGTGAAAGTTTAGAGCAAGCTTTAGATACGGCAGCTAATTCCTCGGCTTACTCGTATGGCGAGGAAACCACTGAAGAAAGTTTAGTTGCCTCTACATCAACATCAAGTGGTATTGTGGCAGATTCCTTAACAAGCTCGTCAACGGCATCACAGCCTGTGGAAGAAACTGATGTACATAGCTCTACAGAAGCTTTAGAAAACACCGAAACATCTACCCTAATAAGCAATATCAAATTGGCCAATATAACGGATGAGGAAAAGGAAAAACTACAACAATTGACATCACCTACATCAGCCAGCTCAATAAATTCAACTTTACATCGGCCATTTTTGGACACTGTTATGTCGGCGTTGGATTGTACGGAAAATGATTATCTGGCCTTGTTAGCTTTATGCTTAATATATGCCATGAGTTTCAATAAAG GTGTAAAAAACGATTGGTTCCACCAAGTTCTATCGAAATCGGGTAATGGATCATTAAGTTATAAAACGGAATTAATAGAACGTTTATTAAATATCATAACTTTGGCAAATCAACCCT CCTGTCGTATACGTTTAATAACCATTGAAATTGCTCTACAACTATTGGTGACATTTACCAAAACGAATAATCAAACGGACGATATGCCAGCTACTACATGTATCACGGAGGCGCAACAGGATCTGTTGTTTGCAGCACGTAACCAATCGATGTCAGTATTACGTAATTTTTACAAATCTGAGGACATTTTCTTAGATTTATTCGAAGACGAGTACAATGAAATGCGTAAAACGCAATTGaatgttgaatttttatgcATGGATTCAACAATACTATTACCACCGACCGGTACACCATTGACAGGCATACCGTTCACAAGACGTTTGCCCTGCGGAGAAGTGGAAAAAGCCAGGCGGGCCATACGAGTATTTTTCCTATTACGAAAAACGTGCCAACAATTTCTCAATGAAAAAGAAACAATGCTGCCTTTAACGAATTCGTTAAATCTTGTGCAAGTTGATAATGTTTTAGATTTGA aCAATAGTGATTTAATTGCTTGCACGGTAATTGCCAAGGACAATGTTAAACAGCGGCGTTTTCTGGTGATAGATTCATTGCAACTTATATTAGTGGAACCGGATGCTAAACTATTAGGTTGGGGTGTTGCCAAATTTGTGGGTTTCCTACAAGATGTTGAGGTTGTGGGTGATAAGGATGATAGTCGTTGTTTGCATATAACCGTACATCGTGGTGGCGCTACACACAATCGTACTCCCTTAATATCGGCCAAATTCCTATTCGACGATCATATACGTTGTATGGCTGCCAAACAGCGTCTAACGAAAGGTCGTAGCAAAGCCagacaaaagaaaatgtatcaAATCGCTCAAATGATTGAGATGCCTGGCCAAGTTGTAGACTCTCCTGTATATGCGGTAGCTGGATTGAGATCTGCCAGTGGTGCTAGTGGCAGTTCAAGTTCTAGGTCATCACGCGAGCATAGACCTATTTTTTCGGCTACCAGTAGGGTCCCTGGGTTTGCTGCAGCTCTCAGACGAGATAATATAGTAGCCGGTGGCGTCAGTCGCATACAAATGGCGCAAAACCGTTCTATAGAGGG TATCCGTAATGAAAGTGCCGGGCGTTCACGTCGACGTACCTCCAATTCAAATACTCCAACTCAAGGTGAGTCTGGTTCACCACAACGTGAACATTCACACTCTCCCAGTAGTGGTGGTGGTGGGAAAAGTTCTACACATTCAAGAGAGAATTCACAACAAAGATCATCCAGAGACAATAGTCCTAGAATGCCAAGGCCAAG ATCAGAAGAAATTCCTTTGGAAGATTTTCAACATTCTCGCAATAATAGTCCGCATGGTGGTAGAGCACCCTCAACGACCTCTAATGCAGGCTCACGCTGTCATACACCCTCGAGAGCTTtaaattttgatcaaatttcTATACACAATGCATCTCCGCGTGACAATTCAATGCTGGCTCAAGTAAACAGTACTGCGCTAACCAAAGAGGTAGTTATACATCAACAAAACTCTTCAGAAGAAACTTCCTTTATGGCTAACGATGACGGAGCTTCGTCCGCGTCCTCTTCTGGTCAAACAAGTGCAAGACGAAAGGGAGCTATAGAAACAGTttga
- the mRpS33 gene encoding small ribosomal subunit protein mS33 — protein MSGNKYTDLVKLGTQYATRMNYLSNRIFGEVARTTNNKSMKVIRMFSEEPVQQRDYVVNWYPRHVETHLLMVNLRQYGLFRDEHQDFKEEMKRLRKLRGKAPPKKGEGKRSKK, from the exons atgTCAGGCAACAAATATACGGACTTGGTGAAATTAGGAACTCAATATGCCACGCGTATGAATTATTTGTCAAATCGTATATTCGGTGAAGTTGCTCGCACAACAAATAACAAATCCATGAAG GTAATCCGCATGTTTAGTGAGGAGCCGGTGCAACAACGCGACTATGTTGTCAATTGGTATCCTCGTCACGTAGAGACACATTTGTTAATGGTGAATCTAAGACAATACGGTCTGTTCCGTGATGAGCATCAAGATTTCAAAGAAGAAATGAAACGTTTGCGTAAATTGAGAGGTAAAGCTCCACCCAAGAAAGGAGAAGGCAAACGTTccaagaaataa
- the LOC135954676 gene encoding armadillo repeat-containing protein 7 isoform X2 has protein sequence MFSSHNHLKRKTPEQGINRQEFIEHLVEEYYTSTNAAQEQVTANLANFAYDPINWDYLKTAEVLKLFFELLQTPNEKFQLHGSAGLCNICLDHEAHNYIVKSQNFNKIKDLLIKTKNLNVILNILTLLYQLLSHSESTKNFILCGTILKQIQHFKTLYEKDQRIVNISVLLIEEFGKRYELVKVNTKIPFNDKMAK, from the exons ATGTTTAGTTCCCATAatcatttaaaaagaaaaactcctGAACAGGGAATTAATCGTCAAGAATTTATCGAACATTTGGTTGAAGAATATTACACCTCTACTAATGCAG CCCAAGAACAAGTAACAGCAAATTTAGCTAATTTTGCATATGATCCTATCAATTGGGATTATCTCAAAACTGccgaagttttaaaattattttttgaactaCTGCAGACaccaaatgaaaaatttcaattacatGGTTCGGCAGGATTGTGTAATATTTGTTTAG aCCACGAAGCCCACAATTATATTGTtaaatctcaaaattttaacaaaattaaggatttattaataaaaaccaaaaatctaaacgttatcttaaatattttaacctTGCTGTATCAATTGTTGTCACACTCGGAATCAACTAAAAACTTCATTCTATGTGGAACGATTTTGAAACAAATCCAACATTTTAAGACTCTATACGAAAAGGATCAACGTATTGTAAATATTAGTGTCTTGTTGATAGAGGAGTTTGGCAAACGCTATGAACTTGTTAAAGTTAACACCAAGATACCGTTTAATGACAAGATGGCTAAGTAA
- the LOC135954676 gene encoding armadillo repeat-containing protein 7 isoform X1 translates to MFSSHNHLKRKTPEQGINRQEFIEHLVEEYYTSTNAEAQEQVTANLANFAYDPINWDYLKTAEVLKLFFELLQTPNEKFQLHGSAGLCNICLDHEAHNYIVKSQNFNKIKDLLIKTKNLNVILNILTLLYQLLSHSESTKNFILCGTILKQIQHFKTLYEKDQRIVNISVLLIEEFGKRYELVKVNTKIPFNDKMAK, encoded by the exons ATGTTTAGTTCCCATAatcatttaaaaagaaaaactcctGAACAGGGAATTAATCGTCAAGAATTTATCGAACATTTGGTTGAAGAATATTACACCTCTACTAATGCAG aaGCCCAAGAACAAGTAACAGCAAATTTAGCTAATTTTGCATATGATCCTATCAATTGGGATTATCTCAAAACTGccgaagttttaaaattattttttgaactaCTGCAGACaccaaatgaaaaatttcaattacatGGTTCGGCAGGATTGTGTAATATTTGTTTAG aCCACGAAGCCCACAATTATATTGTtaaatctcaaaattttaacaaaattaaggatttattaataaaaaccaaaaatctaaacgttatcttaaatattttaacctTGCTGTATCAATTGTTGTCACACTCGGAATCAACTAAAAACTTCATTCTATGTGGAACGATTTTGAAACAAATCCAACATTTTAAGACTCTATACGAAAAGGATCAACGTATTGTAAATATTAGTGTCTTGTTGATAGAGGAGTTTGGCAAACGCTATGAACTTGTTAAAGTTAACACCAAGATACCGTTTAATGACAAGATGGCTAAGTAA